In the Hyalangium ruber genome, one interval contains:
- the pxpB gene encoding 5-oxoprolinase subunit PxpB encodes MDEAPHLQPMGDSAFMVRFGESISPEIHARVAGALRTLDSAREPWVVDLVPGYASLMVLYDALRASPEEVRRWLEETLPRAWPEPPSRRAIEVPVWYHPAVGPDLEPLAREKELTVEELVTLHTAPEYLVYMLGFRPGFPFLGGLDPRLFSARLPSPRVAVPAGSVGIGGQQTGIYPVRSPGGWRLIGRTPLRLFSPEADPPFAVGLGDRLRFVPISEERYRALGGEVPA; translated from the coding sequence ATGGATGAGGCACCGCACCTCCAGCCCATGGGCGACTCGGCCTTCATGGTGCGCTTCGGGGAGAGCATCTCCCCGGAGATCCATGCGCGAGTCGCCGGGGCGCTGCGTACACTGGACTCGGCGCGTGAGCCCTGGGTGGTGGACCTCGTCCCCGGCTACGCGAGCCTGATGGTCCTCTATGACGCGCTGAGGGCCTCGCCCGAGGAAGTGCGTCGGTGGCTGGAAGAGACGCTCCCGCGTGCCTGGCCCGAGCCCCCGAGTCGCCGCGCCATCGAGGTGCCCGTCTGGTACCACCCCGCCGTGGGCCCCGATCTCGAGCCCCTGGCGCGTGAAAAAGAGCTCACGGTGGAGGAGCTGGTCACCCTCCACACCGCGCCCGAGTACCTCGTTTATATGTTGGGCTTCCGGCCGGGCTTTCCGTTCCTCGGAGGGCTCGACCCTCGGCTGTTCTCGGCCCGGCTGCCCTCCCCACGCGTCGCGGTGCCCGCGGGCTCGGTGGGCATCGGCGGACAGCAGACGGGCATCTACCCCGTGAGGAGCCCGGGAGGCTGGAGGCTCATCGGCAGGACGCCCCTGCGGCTCTTCTCGCCCGAGGCGGACCCGCCTTTCGCCGTGGGCCTGGGCGACCGGCTGCGCTTCGTCCCCATCTCCGAGGAGCGCTATCGCGCGCTCGGCGGGGAGGTGCCGGCATGA
- a CDS encoding biotin-dependent carboxyltransferase family protein translates to MSLRVRKPGMLTTIQDLGRPGFGRWGVSPCGAMDPLALSLANLLVGNAPGAPALEVTALGPELVFEEEATFAIAGADLGATLDGAGLAPGLAHRAHVGQTLRFGTRVWGARAYVAVAGGGLGQSARSFLGSTATDMEAGLGGLSGRPLRAGDALRLKPQPPFQARAVRGAREHGYPQPWEEVRFIPEASPRISSEAQERFVSTRFRVSSRSNRVGYRLEGPALPVVPSALQLSEPVAPGTIQLPPDGQPIVLMADRQTTGGYPRLGQVIRADVPKLAQRWLGDTLSFRAVTLDEARQSLRELQAWLEGAVP, encoded by the coding sequence ATGAGCCTCCGCGTTCGCAAGCCGGGGATGCTCACCACGATCCAGGACCTGGGTCGCCCGGGCTTTGGACGGTGGGGCGTCTCGCCGTGTGGCGCGATGGATCCGCTGGCGCTCTCGCTCGCCAATCTCCTCGTGGGCAACGCCCCGGGCGCTCCGGCGCTCGAGGTGACCGCGCTGGGCCCGGAATTGGTGTTCGAGGAAGAGGCGACGTTCGCCATCGCCGGGGCGGACCTCGGCGCCACGCTGGACGGAGCCGGCCTCGCCCCAGGCCTGGCGCATCGGGCACACGTGGGGCAGACGCTCCGGTTTGGAACCCGGGTGTGGGGTGCCCGGGCCTACGTCGCCGTGGCTGGAGGTGGGCTGGGCCAAAGCGCACGCTCCTTCCTGGGCAGCACCGCGACGGACATGGAAGCAGGCCTCGGCGGGCTGAGCGGCCGCCCGCTGCGCGCGGGGGATGCGCTGCGGCTCAAGCCGCAACCTCCCTTTCAGGCGCGGGCGGTACGGGGCGCCCGGGAGCATGGGTACCCGCAGCCCTGGGAAGAGGTGCGCTTCATCCCCGAGGCCAGCCCGCGCATCTCCTCGGAGGCTCAGGAGCGCTTCGTCTCGACGCGCTTTCGCGTCTCCTCCCGGTCGAACCGCGTGGGCTACCGGCTGGAGGGGCCCGCGCTGCCGGTGGTGCCCTCGGCGCTTCAGCTCTCGGAGCCGGTGGCGCCGGGCACAATCCAACTCCCTCCAGACGGTCAGCCCATCGTGCTGATGGCGGATCGACAGACCACGGGCGGCTACCCGCGCCTGGGGCAGGTCATCCGCGCCGATGTGCCCAAGCTCGCCCAGCGCTGGCTGGGAGACACGCTGTCCTTCCGTGCCGTCACACTGGATGAAGCGCGGCAGTCCTTGCGCGAGCTGCAGGCCTGGCTCGAAGGAGCGGTCCCATGA
- a CDS encoding MFS transporter produces the protein MIFAWYLEADSKQRRALWAGSLGWMLDSMDTMLYALVLTHLMRDFAMTEREAGLLGSLTLLSSAVGGALFGVLADRLGRKWAHRGKALGLMQSSWAVGYAIAAVVTALVLPRFGWRAVFFVGILPALLTLWIRKEVPESQQWKDLHERPRTEGVPHVGMGEVLRNPVVLRRMGIAATVNAATMFAWWGLFTWIPRFLGVPIEQGGAGLDIVKSTTWIVLMQVGMWVGYVSFGFISDRFRPKPTYITYLLVAAGLVLIYSRVRDSTVLLFLGPLVAFFGTGYFTGFGVMTAEMFPTRIRATAQGFTYNVGRALSAVAPFAVGSLAVTHGLRVAFLLVSGAFLVAGVLAFLLPVQGRGELEGAVARKEALNTWEQGN, from the coding sequence ATGATCTTCGCCTGGTACCTGGAAGCGGACTCGAAGCAGCGCCGAGCGCTCTGGGCGGGCTCCCTGGGGTGGATGCTCGACAGCATGGACACCATGCTGTACGCGCTCGTCCTCACGCACCTGATGCGGGACTTCGCGATGACGGAGCGCGAGGCAGGGCTGCTCGGCTCGCTCACGCTGCTGTCGTCCGCCGTGGGAGGCGCGCTCTTTGGTGTCCTCGCCGATCGCCTGGGGCGGAAGTGGGCGCATCGCGGCAAGGCGCTGGGGCTGATGCAGAGCAGCTGGGCAGTGGGCTACGCGATCGCGGCGGTGGTGACGGCGCTGGTGCTACCTCGGTTCGGGTGGCGGGCCGTGTTCTTCGTGGGAATCCTTCCGGCGCTGCTCACGCTCTGGATCCGCAAGGAGGTCCCCGAGTCCCAGCAGTGGAAGGATCTCCACGAGCGCCCACGGACCGAGGGAGTGCCCCACGTCGGCATGGGCGAGGTGCTCCGGAACCCGGTGGTGCTGCGCAGGATGGGAATCGCCGCCACCGTGAACGCGGCGACGATGTTCGCCTGGTGGGGGCTCTTCACGTGGATCCCCCGGTTCCTGGGCGTTCCCATCGAGCAGGGAGGCGCCGGCCTGGACATCGTGAAGAGCACCACCTGGATCGTCTTGATGCAGGTGGGGATGTGGGTCGGCTACGTGAGCTTCGGCTTCATCAGCGACCGGTTCCGTCCGAAGCCCACGTACATCACCTATCTGTTGGTGGCGGCGGGGCTGGTGCTCATCTACTCGCGCGTGCGCGACTCGACGGTGCTCCTGTTCCTGGGGCCCCTGGTCGCCTTCTTCGGCACGGGGTACTTCACGGGCTTCGGGGTGATGACGGCCGAGATGTTCCCCACGCGGATCCGCGCCACGGCCCAGGGGTTCACCTACAACGTGGGGCGCGCCCTGAGCGCGGTGGCGCCCTTCGCGGTGGGCTCGCTGGCGGTGACCCATGGCCTGCGAGTGGCGTTCCTCCTGGTCTCCGGGGCCTTTTTGGTGGCGGGCGTGCTCGCGTTCCTGTTGCCGGTCCAGGGACGGGGTGAACTGGAGGGAGCGGTCGCACGCAAGGAGGCCTTGAACACATGGGAACAGGGCAACTGA
- a CDS encoding 5-oxoprolinase subunit PxpA — MGTGQLTTRCLLNIDLGELPDEDEQLYALAHVANIACGGHAGDERSIREALERCVRHGTQAGAHPSYEDREGFGRRALEVTPEVLRAQVAAQCARLAAQASAVGVPVQFSKPHGALYHAANRDPALARAVVTATKEVLGPRVTVIGPGAGALREAALAEGLSYAREGFADRATLPDGTLVPRGQPGAVITDPTVARENARRLSQSGTVDTLCVHGDTQGAVGIAREVRAVLDAS, encoded by the coding sequence ATGGGAACAGGGCAACTGACGACGCGGTGTCTCCTCAACATCGATCTGGGAGAGCTACCCGACGAAGACGAGCAACTCTACGCGCTCGCCCACGTGGCCAACATCGCGTGTGGCGGGCACGCGGGTGACGAGCGCTCCATTCGCGAGGCGCTGGAGCGGTGCGTGCGCCATGGCACCCAGGCGGGGGCGCATCCTTCTTACGAGGATCGCGAGGGCTTCGGGCGCCGGGCCCTGGAGGTGACGCCAGAGGTGCTGCGCGCCCAGGTCGCCGCCCAGTGCGCACGGCTCGCCGCGCAGGCCTCGGCCGTGGGGGTGCCGGTGCAGTTCTCCAAACCGCACGGCGCGCTCTACCACGCGGCGAACCGCGATCCTGCGCTAGCCCGAGCGGTGGTCACCGCAACAAAAGAGGTGCTCGGCCCGCGCGTCACCGTCATCGGTCCAGGCGCCGGAGCCCTGCGCGAGGCGGCCCTGGCGGAGGGGCTCTCCTACGCACGGGAGGGCTTCGCCGATCGCGCCACCCTGCCAGACGGAACGCTCGTGCCCCGAGGACAGCCGGGCGCCGTCATCACCGATCCCACTGTGGCGCGGGAGAACGCCCGCCGACTGTCTCAGAGCGGAACCGTGGACACGCTGTGCGTCCACGGCGACACCCAGGGCGCGGTGGGGATAGCGCGAGAGGTCCGCGCGGTCCTCGACGCGAGCTGA
- a CDS encoding glycoside hydrolase family 15 protein: MSFSNFGTHRQVVALATLLVLSGCLGANAPGKPGAPAVWTPANKDGFGTARSETSRVWYTLAGGELTEVYYPSLDSPSVRELSFIVSDGRTFTESELDATEHRVELADARSLTYRQVNTARSGKYRLTKTYVTDPERNTLLIDVRFESLSGEPYSLYVLYDPSLANDGMNDSASSEDEALLAWDGTAASVVLAQPSFDKTSSGYLGSSDGWSDLRGDHGMDWGYRSAANGNVVQMARLRVNGLDSRQQVTLALGFGAVPREAREAARNSLQLGFEQVAQRYAEGWHAWLDSLSPAPASAAPWRETYDVSLMVLAASEDKIHRGAFIASPSMPWVWGTGELENPSGPYHLVWSRDLYQIATGLLAAGDRAGAERSLDHLFQVQQKPDGSFPQNARVDGTPHWTSLQLDEVALPIVLAWQLGRFEQATYTGHIQKAAEFLITQGPSTPQERWENQGGYSPGTLAAEIAGLICAADIARRNGDTANAERYEKIADTWQAQVEAWTVTSNGPLASHPYYLRLTKDGNPNAGTTYSLGDGGPSAIDQRQVVDPSFLELVRLGVKPAGDAMIARSLEVVDAQLKADTPNGPFWRRYNLDGYGEMADGSQWVISEPNTARTFGRAWPIFAGERGEYALTVGQPAEGYLAAMARSGNEGYMLPEQVWDGRPPSGQPGFSTGEGTFSATPLTWSHAQFVRLAWSIQAGYPVEQPSVVACRYTPVCRK; encoded by the coding sequence ATGTCCTTCTCGAACTTCGGAACCCACAGGCAGGTGGTGGCCCTGGCCACGCTCCTGGTGCTCTCGGGCTGCCTGGGCGCGAACGCTCCTGGCAAGCCCGGTGCCCCCGCGGTCTGGACGCCGGCGAACAAGGACGGCTTCGGCACCGCCCGGAGTGAGACCAGCCGCGTCTGGTACACGCTCGCCGGTGGGGAGCTGACGGAGGTCTACTACCCCAGCCTGGACTCTCCGAGTGTGCGGGAGCTGAGCTTCATCGTCTCCGACGGTCGGACGTTCACCGAGTCGGAGCTCGACGCGACCGAACACCGCGTCGAGCTGGCCGACGCGCGCAGCCTCACCTACCGCCAGGTGAACACCGCCCGCTCCGGCAAGTACCGCCTCACCAAGACCTATGTGACGGACCCCGAGCGGAACACGCTCCTCATCGACGTCCGCTTCGAGTCGCTCTCGGGGGAGCCGTACTCGCTCTATGTGCTGTACGACCCGTCCCTGGCCAACGATGGGATGAATGACTCGGCCTCCAGCGAGGACGAGGCGCTGCTGGCGTGGGATGGCACGGCCGCCAGCGTCGTGCTCGCGCAGCCCTCCTTCGACAAGACCTCCAGCGGCTACCTGGGCTCGAGCGATGGGTGGAGCGACCTGCGGGGAGACCACGGGATGGACTGGGGCTACCGCTCGGCGGCCAACGGCAACGTGGTGCAGATGGCGCGGCTGCGGGTGAACGGCCTCGACTCGCGACAGCAGGTGACGCTGGCCCTGGGCTTCGGCGCCGTGCCCCGCGAGGCCCGGGAGGCGGCTCGGAACTCCCTGCAGCTCGGCTTCGAGCAGGTGGCACAGCGCTATGCCGAGGGCTGGCATGCCTGGCTGGACTCGCTGTCCCCGGCGCCGGCGAGCGCCGCGCCGTGGCGAGAGACCTACGACGTCTCGCTGATGGTGCTGGCCGCCTCGGAGGACAAGATCCACCGAGGTGCCTTCATCGCCTCTCCGAGCATGCCGTGGGTGTGGGGCACCGGGGAGCTGGAGAACCCTTCCGGTCCCTACCACCTCGTGTGGTCGCGTGACCTCTACCAGATCGCCACGGGGCTCCTGGCCGCCGGGGACCGGGCTGGGGCGGAGCGCTCGCTGGATCACCTCTTCCAGGTACAGCAGAAGCCGGACGGCTCGTTCCCGCAGAACGCCCGGGTGGATGGCACTCCGCATTGGACCAGCTTGCAGCTCGATGAGGTGGCGCTTCCCATCGTCCTGGCGTGGCAGCTCGGCCGCTTCGAGCAGGCGACGTACACGGGCCACATCCAGAAGGCGGCCGAGTTCCTCATCACCCAGGGGCCCTCCACGCCCCAGGAGCGCTGGGAGAACCAGGGCGGCTACTCGCCCGGGACATTGGCCGCCGAGATCGCCGGGCTCATCTGTGCCGCGGATATCGCCCGGCGCAACGGAGACACCGCCAACGCGGAGCGCTACGAGAAGATCGCGGACACCTGGCAGGCGCAGGTGGAGGCGTGGACGGTCACGAGCAATGGTCCGCTGGCCTCGCACCCGTACTACCTGCGCCTGACGAAGGATGGGAATCCCAACGCGGGGACTACCTACTCCCTGGGCGACGGAGGCCCGTCCGCCATCGATCAGCGTCAGGTGGTGGACCCGAGCTTCCTTGAGCTCGTGCGGCTGGGAGTGAAGCCCGCGGGCGATGCGATGATCGCGCGGTCCCTGGAGGTCGTCGACGCCCAGCTCAAGGCCGACACCCCGAATGGCCCCTTCTGGCGCCGGTACAACCTCGATGGCTACGGGGAGATGGCCGACGGCAGCCAGTGGGTGATCAGCGAGCCGAACACGGCGAGGACGTTCGGGCGGGCCTGGCCGATCTTCGCCGGGGAGCGCGGGGAGTATGCGCTTACGGTGGGCCAGCCGGCGGAAGGGTACCTGGCCGCGATGGCGCGTTCGGGCAACGAGGGGTACATGTTGCCCGAGCAGGTCTGGGATGGGCGGCCTCCGTCTGGACAGCCTGGCTTCTCGACAGGGGAGGGCACCTTCTCGGCCACTCCGCTCACCTGGTCTCACGCCCAGTTCGTACGGCTGGCGTGGTCCATCCAGGCGGGTTACCCCGTCGAACAGCCGAGTGTCGTCGCCTGCCGGTACACCCCTGTCTGTCGTAAGTGA
- a CDS encoding DEAD/DEAH box helicase — protein sequence MPSASPPPAATTFDSLGLKAPLIEALTALGYEEPTPIQRAALPPLLDGKDLLGIAATGTGKTAAFALPLLQRITPGACGPFCTSALVLVPTRELAMQVAEAVHKYGQGLGVRVLPLYGGQPIGQQLRVLKRGVDVVIATPGRALDHLRRESLKLDAVRTVVLDEADEMLDMGFAEDLEAILEATPPERQTALFSATLPPRIVSIAERHLNAPVRVRIAPEKLKAGTGPRVRQTAYVVPRGFKDATLGRVLDLEAPTAAIIFCRTRTEVDTLTMSLNSHGWRAQALHGGMTQDQRDRVLKQFKAHSVELLVATDVAARGLDIDKLSHVVNYDVPNAPEAYVHRIGRTGRAGREGVAITLAEPRETRLLRNIERLTGQKIEMASVPTVADLRAKRMELTRASLREVLVAGELDTFRGVVESLASEFDPMSVAAAAVKLLHDTQEDGAGAEEEAEIPPVNLAPEKRPRPGPDARGPRQGPSRPERGAKRRAPEPDGDITRIYIGAGRNVGMRPADLVGAIAGEAGVESSRIGAIQITDAYSLVEVPDSLADQIVSALRQATLRGRKVPVRRDRS from the coding sequence ATGCCATCAGCCTCTCCGCCTCCCGCGGCCACCACCTTCGACTCCCTGGGCCTGAAGGCGCCTCTCATCGAGGCGCTCACCGCGCTCGGCTACGAGGAGCCCACCCCCATTCAGCGCGCGGCCCTCCCGCCGCTCCTCGACGGCAAGGATCTGCTGGGCATCGCCGCTACCGGCACCGGGAAGACGGCCGCCTTCGCCCTGCCCCTGCTGCAGCGAATCACTCCGGGTGCGTGCGGCCCGTTCTGCACCTCCGCGCTCGTGCTCGTGCCCACCCGCGAGCTGGCCATGCAGGTGGCCGAGGCCGTCCACAAGTATGGGCAGGGACTCGGAGTGCGCGTGCTCCCCCTCTATGGAGGCCAGCCCATCGGCCAGCAGCTTCGGGTGCTCAAGCGGGGCGTGGACGTGGTCATCGCCACCCCGGGCCGCGCACTGGACCACCTGCGCCGCGAGTCGCTGAAGCTCGACGCCGTGCGGACCGTGGTGCTCGACGAGGCCGACGAGATGCTCGACATGGGCTTCGCCGAGGACCTGGAGGCCATCCTCGAGGCCACGCCCCCGGAGCGGCAGACGGCGCTCTTCTCGGCCACCCTGCCCCCCCGCATCGTCAGCATCGCCGAGCGGCACCTGAACGCGCCGGTGCGCGTGCGCATCGCCCCGGAGAAGCTCAAGGCAGGCACCGGCCCCCGGGTGCGGCAGACGGCCTATGTCGTCCCGCGCGGCTTCAAGGACGCCACGCTCGGCCGGGTGCTGGACCTGGAGGCGCCCACCGCCGCCATCATCTTCTGCCGCACCCGCACGGAGGTGGACACGCTGACCATGTCCCTCAACAGCCACGGCTGGCGGGCCCAGGCGCTCCACGGCGGCATGACGCAGGATCAGCGGGACCGGGTCCTCAAGCAGTTCAAGGCCCACTCGGTGGAGCTGCTCGTGGCCACGGACGTGGCCGCTCGCGGGCTCGACATCGACAAGCTCTCCCACGTGGTGAACTACGACGTGCCCAATGCCCCCGAGGCGTACGTCCACCGCATCGGCCGCACGGGCCGCGCGGGCCGCGAAGGCGTGGCCATCACCCTGGCCGAGCCTCGCGAGACCCGGTTGCTGCGCAACATCGAGCGGCTCACCGGCCAGAAGATCGAAATGGCCTCGGTGCCCACGGTGGCGGACCTGCGCGCCAAGCGCATGGAGCTGACGCGCGCCTCGCTGCGAGAGGTGCTGGTGGCGGGCGAGCTCGACACCTTCCGCGGCGTGGTGGAGAGCCTGGCCAGCGAGTTCGATCCGATGTCGGTCGCCGCCGCCGCGGTGAAGCTGCTCCACGACACCCAGGAGGATGGCGCCGGAGCCGAGGAGGAGGCGGAGATCCCCCCCGTCAACCTGGCCCCGGAGAAGCGCCCCCGCCCCGGCCCCGACGCGCGAGGTCCAAGGCAGGGGCCCTCCCGGCCGGAGCGTGGCGCCAAGCGCCGTGCGCCCGAACCGGATGGCGACATCACCCGGATCTACATCGGCGCCGGCCGCAACGTGGGCATGCGCCCGGCGGACCTGGTGGGCGCCATCGCCGGAGAGGCGGGCGTCGAGTCCTCCCGCATCGGAGCGATCCAGATCACCGACGCGTACTCCCTGGTCGAGGTGCCCGATTCTCTCGCCGATCAGATCGTCTCCGCCCTCCGCCAGGCCACCCTGCGGGGGCGCAAGGTGCCCGTGCGTCGGGACCGGAGCTGA
- a CDS encoding transporter encodes MSGLNVTRPQSTPRTTTPQTPAQEPASRVTTSGSTTATSANRSVGYDSGSAFEASTSGTLPGGVQGEAHVNGPSLKVDGNANASVGVGGIDVNVSVDVSATAVEAGASATKTFQVEVGGEKIDITVDLSAEGVVGADGKLNLDIHIGTDGNVSIKAGAEGFAGARGALTGGITVSHEGREIASGSVELSATAGVSGDAHANIELKDGGLTFDVGAEAAAGAGFGVDVSGNINGGNTVKFLGEVLGGLAEEGVEWAGDKLEDVGDWAGDRFEDVKDFIDDLIPDIDLTPWN; translated from the coding sequence ATGTCCGGCCTGAACGTCACCCGCCCCCAGTCGACTCCGCGTACCACGACTCCGCAGACTCCCGCGCAGGAGCCGGCGAGCCGCGTCACCACCTCGGGCAGCACCACGGCCACGAGCGCCAACCGCAGCGTCGGTTATGACTCGGGCTCGGCGTTCGAGGCGAGCACCTCGGGCACGCTGCCCGGCGGCGTGCAGGGCGAGGCGCACGTCAACGGCCCGAGCCTGAAGGTGGACGGCAACGCCAACGCCAGCGTGGGCGTGGGCGGCATCGACGTGAACGTGTCGGTGGACGTGAGCGCCACGGCGGTGGAGGCGGGCGCCAGCGCCACCAAGACGTTCCAGGTGGAGGTGGGCGGCGAGAAGATCGACATCACCGTGGACCTGAGCGCCGAGGGCGTGGTGGGTGCCGACGGCAAGCTGAACCTGGACATCCACATCGGCACCGACGGCAACGTGTCGATCAAGGCGGGCGCCGAGGGCTTCGCGGGCGCGCGCGGCGCGCTGACGGGCGGAATCACGGTGTCGCACGAGGGCCGAGAGATCGCCTCGGGCAGCGTGGAGCTGAGCGCGACGGCGGGCGTGAGTGGCGATGCGCACGCCAACATCGAGCTGAAGGATGGCGGGCTGACGTTCGACGTGGGCGCGGAGGCAGCGGCGGGCGCGGGCTTCGGCGTGGACGTGAGCGGCAACATCAACGGCGGCAACACGGTGAAGTTCCTGGGCGAGGTGCTGGGCGGCCTGGCCGAGGAGGGCGTGGAGTGGGCCGGGGACAAGCTCGAGGACGTGGGCGACTGGGCCGGCGACCGGTTCGAGGACGTGAAGGACTTCATCGACGACCTCATCCCGGACATCGACCTGACGCCCTGGAATTGA
- a CDS encoding tetratricopeptide repeat protein: MKLMTMGLLKEAAREFDGALAKDPQDATALLGLARLHLAQHRPNEARPLLERLLALHPQNPEARGFLARLKAEGEKDEGALNELRALAKAPKAGFTEFYNLGHALLCLPGKEAEAAQAFVQALKVEPKNPHATTYLGVAVWRQGQLPQALKCFKYASTLATRESLPLQLAAKVLVQQGEIGKAQLALQKALQRAPRKAELHEEFIKLSIFSNNPKAALQSALELRQLDPKNPNGPYLQGLVMLTSGKVEDARRLFREALVLAPDSWEARLGLARALQLGADTDVAQARKLLEEAVARAPTEPGPVNELAVHYLEKPETAAKAKELLGKVLETHPDEPGANLNMALALAKTDKAAAAQHARKAQKSTDPSVREQAERLLKQVA; the protein is encoded by the coding sequence ATGAAGCTGATGACGATGGGGCTGCTGAAGGAAGCAGCCCGAGAGTTCGACGGAGCGTTGGCGAAGGATCCGCAAGACGCGACGGCCCTGCTGGGGCTGGCGCGACTGCACCTGGCGCAGCACCGTCCGAACGAGGCCCGGCCCCTGTTGGAGCGACTGCTGGCGCTCCACCCACAGAACCCGGAGGCGCGAGGCTTCCTGGCGCGGCTGAAGGCGGAGGGCGAGAAGGACGAAGGCGCGCTGAACGAGCTGCGTGCCCTGGCGAAGGCGCCCAAGGCGGGCTTCACCGAGTTCTACAACCTGGGCCACGCGCTGCTGTGCCTCCCTGGAAAGGAGGCGGAGGCGGCGCAGGCCTTCGTGCAGGCGCTGAAGGTGGAGCCGAAGAACCCGCACGCGACGACGTACCTGGGCGTGGCGGTGTGGCGCCAGGGGCAGTTGCCACAGGCGCTCAAGTGCTTCAAGTACGCCTCGACGCTGGCGACGCGCGAGTCGCTGCCCTTGCAGCTGGCCGCCAAGGTGCTGGTGCAGCAGGGAGAGATCGGCAAGGCGCAGCTGGCGTTGCAGAAGGCGCTCCAGCGCGCGCCGCGGAAGGCGGAGCTGCACGAGGAGTTCATCAAGCTCAGCATCTTCTCCAACAACCCGAAGGCGGCGCTGCAGTCAGCGCTCGAGCTGCGGCAGCTGGATCCGAAGAACCCCAACGGGCCCTATCTGCAGGGCTTGGTGATGCTGACGAGCGGCAAGGTGGAGGACGCGCGGCGGCTCTTCCGCGAGGCGCTGGTGCTGGCACCGGACTCGTGGGAGGCGCGGCTGGGGCTGGCCCGAGCGCTGCAGTTGGGCGCGGATACGGACGTGGCGCAGGCGCGCAAGCTGCTGGAGGAGGCAGTGGCACGAGCACCGACCGAGCCAGGCCCGGTGAACGAGCTGGCGGTTCACTACCTGGAGAAGCCGGAGACGGCGGCCAAGGCGAAGGAGCTGCTGGGGAAGGTGCTGGAGACGCACCCGGACGAGCCGGGAGCGAACCTGAACATGGCACTGGCGCTGGCGAAGACGGACAAGGCAGCGGCGGCCCAGCACGCGCGCAAGGCGCAGAAGAGCACCGATCCCAGCGTGCGCGAGCAGGCGGAGCGGTTGCTGAAGCAGGTGGCCTGA
- a CDS encoding DUF4082 domain-containing protein: MRHRISCFLALAFVVALVRCAPPESDTESAALAEQAQALTPGGGLRLMTYNIKHAELSSLESIANVINGQGPDLVALQEVDVLTNRSGKVDQAARLGQLTGMYHAFVPSLLSYDSGQYGLALLSRYPIRSAQRIPLRSAAEQRALALVEVELDSQHVIPVGISHFGTTGSAERLNQAEDVKAAMAGKPWALFAGDLNASPSEAGISSLLQMFSDAWTRGGSGSGYTHSASFPTKRIDYVMLGTAWTSPVSSSVVGATSQSDHRPVVSTLILPWSQTLFGDRVPGTAVQADTRAVELGVRFRSNVAGTIEALRFYRGAANSQGYVARLWTNSGALLAQVSVNDGRIPGWQEARLPSPVSISAGTTYVVSYYSSNGQYPRDVSGFAGSIVSGNLTAPSSASVGGNGVYFYGTGGGFPATSFKDANYWVDVRFKPAP, encoded by the coding sequence ATGCGCCACCGCATTTCCTGCTTCCTTGCCCTGGCCTTCGTCGTCGCGCTCGTTCGCTGCGCACCGCCTGAGTCCGACACCGAGTCCGCTGCTCTGGCTGAACAAGCCCAGGCGCTCACTCCGGGTGGGGGGCTGCGGCTGATGACCTACAACATCAAGCATGCCGAGCTGAGCAGCCTCGAGAGCATCGCGAACGTCATCAACGGCCAGGGGCCTGATCTCGTCGCGCTTCAGGAAGTTGATGTGCTCACCAACCGCTCGGGCAAGGTGGATCAGGCCGCGCGGCTCGGGCAACTCACCGGCATGTACCACGCGTTCGTGCCCTCGCTGCTCAGCTATGACTCGGGCCAGTATGGGCTCGCGCTCCTGTCCCGCTATCCCATTCGCTCCGCTCAGCGCATTCCGCTTCGCTCCGCCGCTGAGCAGCGTGCTCTCGCTCTGGTTGAAGTGGAACTGGACTCGCAGCACGTCATCCCCGTGGGGATTAGCCACTTCGGCACCACCGGCTCCGCCGAGCGGCTCAATCAGGCCGAGGACGTCAAGGCCGCCATGGCCGGCAAGCCCTGGGCTCTCTTCGCGGGGGACCTCAATGCCAGCCCCTCGGAGGCCGGGATCTCCAGCTTGCTGCAGATGTTCTCCGATGCCTGGACTCGTGGGGGATCCGGCAGCGGCTATACCCACTCCGCCAGCTTCCCGACCAAGCGCATCGACTATGTGATGCTTGGGACCGCTTGGACCTCGCCTGTCTCGTCCAGCGTCGTCGGCGCCACGTCTCAGTCCGACCATCGCCCCGTGGTGAGCACCCTCATTCTGCCCTGGAGCCAGACCCTCTTCGGAGATCGTGTTCCCGGCACCGCTGTGCAGGCGGATACCCGGGCTGTCGAGCTCGGCGTCAGGTTCCGCAGCAACGTCGCCGGTACCATCGAGGCGCTCCGGTTCTACCGCGGTGCCGCCAACTCCCAGGGCTACGTCGCTCGGCTCTGGACGAACTCTGGCGCTCTCCTGGCTCAGGTCTCCGTGAACGATGGACGCATTCCGGGTTGGCAGGAGGCCAGGCTTCCTTCTCCTGTCTCCATCTCCGCAGGGACCACCTATGTGGTGTCCTACTACTCGTCCAACGGACAGTATCCCCGTGATGTCTCGGGCTTCGCTGGCTCCATCGTCAGTGGCAACCTGACGGCTCCCAGCAGTGCCAGCGTGGGCGGTAACGGCGTCTACTTCTATGGCACCGGCGGAGGCTTCCCAGCCACGTCCTTCAAGGACGCCAACTACTGGGTGGATGTTCGCTTCAAGCCGGCTCCGTAG